The following coding sequences lie in one Ictalurus punctatus breed USDA103 chromosome 16, Coco_2.0, whole genome shotgun sequence genomic window:
- the LOC108276554 gene encoding protein phosphatase 1 regulatory subunit 3C-B encodes MSTAKVMPVDLAMHMCLNRHPSVEQLLGMSTLRSHRALTRPSIYDTLRSKASRSPQIPESPVRAQNCTSPCGTLKKKKRVVFADDKGLALTAVRIFDSDPPISDEEELSPPVKQKTDLSVQSKKPRFRLGFPQPSADLPSFLEKLAKTLVHLESCSLVYGSLFGKVRVCNISPEKAVHIRITYDSWRSHQDIPCTPIQQKNENSDTELFFFNVPVPSCPNTQDRLEFCVSFRPGSGNKLWWDSNDGRNYRILVEDMNSEEASLVEKKPLRPHIFQSPQSVPLRNGPTLYKSANFSSLISPMNMKKTMSRQ; translated from the exons ATGAGCACTGCCAA AGTCATGCCAGTGGACCTGGCCATGCATATGTGCCTGAATCGCCACCCTTCAGTGGAACAACTTTTGGGAATGTCCACGCTTAGATCCCATCGTGCTCTTACTAGACCTAGCATATATGATACCCTGCGGTCCAAAGCTTCTAGATCCCCCCAGATTCCTGAATCTCCAGTGAGAGCTCAAAACTGTACGAGTCCTTGTGGgacactgaagaaaaaaaaacgagtgGTATTCGCAGATGATAAAGGACTGGCCCTCACTGCAGTCCGGATCTTCGATTCAGATCCACCAATATCCGATGAAGAGGAGCTTTCTCCACCTGTCAAGCAAAAGACTGATTTGTCTGTGCAAAGCAAGAAGCCTCGTTTCCGGTTGGGGTTCCCTCAGCCTTCTGCTGATTTACCATCATTCCTGGAAAAACTGGCAAAAACTCTGGTGCATCTGGAGAGCTGCAGTTTGGTGTATGGATCACTGTTCGGAAAGGTGAGGGTCTGCAATATCAGTCCAGAGAAAGCTGTGCATATTCGCATCACGTACGACTCATGGAGAAGCCACCAGGACATCCCATGTACCCCTATCCAACAGAAGAATGAGAATTCAGACACAGAACTGTTTTTCTTTAACGTTCCCGTCCCTTCCTGTCCTAACACACAGGATCGTCTGGAATTCTGCGTGTCCTTCCGTCCTGGATCTGGCAACAAACTTTGGTGGGACAGCAATGATGGACGAAACTATCGAATCCTTGTGGAGGACATGAACTCAGAAGAAGCATCCTTGGTTGAGAAAAAACCCTTGAGGCCCCATATCTTTCAAAGTCCCCAATCAGTTCCCCTGAGAAATGGTCCAACTTTATATAAGTCAGCAAATTTTAGCTCACTCATTTCCCCCATGAATATGAAGAAGACCATGAGTAGGCAATAG